The following coding sequences lie in one Vibrio algicola genomic window:
- a CDS encoding peptidoglycan DD-metalloendopeptidase family protein: MSKQRLSQLRQHPSFPLAMKIAAGLVVLFILYAIISGSGDGRKSVPMDMDKILAKEKLAVAKTQPIMPLKDAPLYAYEIQPGDNLSSIFVRLGVPYGDMLSVMDTDQNHLTLDTLKPGNILKIWMDEKQQHLTKLEVEFTIADRVVFTRHNDESYTFKDITLDGVWKSYPLIGKVHGSFSTSAYKIGVSGAEIANITQLLKDKLNFGRDLRAGDRFEVLQNRQFIDGVASGNREIEAIRIYNRGVVISAYLHKDGQYYDQHGDSLQRAFLRWPLKQHYRISSPFNPHRLHPVTHRLAPHNGTDIACPSGTNVYATGDGIVTMIRNHPYAGKYIAIQHGSTYRTRYLHLSKFLVHKGQVVHRGQLIGKSGATGRVTGPHLHYEFIIRNRPVSFLTANIPMATSISKEDKAEFEQHVSKIDKEFKQAEETAANAPEAENAKPGEQQS; encoded by the coding sequence TGTACGCCATTATTTCCGGCTCCGGCGACGGGCGTAAATCCGTCCCTATGGATATGGATAAAATTCTTGCTAAAGAAAAGCTGGCGGTGGCGAAAACTCAACCGATCATGCCTTTAAAAGATGCGCCCTTGTATGCGTATGAAATTCAACCGGGCGATAACTTAAGCAGTATTTTTGTTCGTTTAGGTGTGCCGTATGGTGACATGCTGAGTGTGATGGATACCGACCAAAACCACCTGACTTTAGATACCTTAAAGCCGGGCAATATTTTAAAAATTTGGATGGATGAGAAACAACAACATCTAACTAAATTAGAAGTGGAATTCACCATTGCGGACCGAGTGGTATTTACTCGCCATAATGATGAAAGCTATACCTTTAAAGACATCACATTAGATGGTGTTTGGAAATCGTACCCGCTAATAGGGAAAGTTCATGGTAGCTTTTCAACATCGGCTTATAAAATTGGTGTGTCAGGGGCAGAAATTGCCAATATTACCCAATTATTAAAAGATAAATTAAATTTTGGTCGTGATTTACGCGCAGGTGATCGCTTCGAAGTATTACAAAATCGTCAGTTTATTGATGGTGTTGCTAGTGGTAATCGTGAAATAGAAGCGATTCGAATTTATAATCGTGGCGTGGTGATCAGTGCTTATTTACACAAAGATGGCCAATACTATGACCAGCATGGCGATAGCTTACAACGTGCATTTTTACGCTGGCCGTTAAAACAGCATTATCGTATTAGTTCACCATTTAACCCGCATCGTTTACACCCTGTGACGCATCGCTTAGCGCCGCATAACGGAACGGATATTGCTTGTCCAAGTGGTACCAACGTTTATGCTACCGGCGATGGTATCGTGACCATGATCCGAAATCACCCATACGCAGGTAAATACATCGCGATCCAGCATGGAAGTACTTATCGGACTCGTTACTTGCACCTAAGTAAATTCTTGGTACATAAAGGGCAAGTTGTTCATCGCGGACAATTAATTGGTAAATCGGGTGCAACAGGGCGAGTAACCGGCCCTCATCTGCATTATGAATTCATTATCCGTAATCGTCCGGTAAGTTTCTTAACGGCGAATATTCCGATGGCTACGTCTATCTCGAAAGAAGATAAAGCCGAGTTTGAACAACATGTCAGCAAGATCGATAAAGAGTTTAAACAAGCGGAAGAAACGGCTGCGAATGCTCCAGAAGCAGAAAATGCAAAACCGGGTGAGCAACAAAGCTAA
- a CDS encoding MFS transporter, which yields MNPPPQNITAPKYAWQTPQIFLLLVSIVVPIAFASWQALLNNFVIEKAGFTGADIGLLQSVREIPGFLAFTVVFVLLFIREQKFMIVALAMLSIGVSITGFFPSVLGLLMTTLLMSTGFHYFETLKQSLSLQWLSKEEAPEFLGKLIAVGALASLITYGVLWGMLEILKWDYWHVYLVMGSAALIVTVFMALAFPQFESTTIQNKNLVLRKRYWLYYALTFMSGARRQIFTVFAGFLMVEKFHYTAADITLLFLINFAFNFMFAKKIGRFIGVIGERKAMIFEYCGLILVFVGYALVHNEHLAAGLYVIDHLFFALALAIKTYFQKIADPKDMASTAGVSFTINHIAAVIIPVTFGMLWLHSPAAVFYIGALMAAVSLLLAFNVPSKPSMDNEVCWFHWGKN from the coding sequence ATGAATCCTCCTCCACAAAATATAACCGCGCCAAAATACGCATGGCAGACACCACAAATATTCTTGTTGTTAGTGTCGATAGTGGTGCCAATCGCTTTTGCCAGTTGGCAGGCATTATTGAATAACTTTGTGATCGAAAAAGCCGGATTTACTGGGGCGGATATTGGTTTACTGCAAAGCGTGCGCGAGATACCAGGCTTTTTAGCCTTCACTGTGGTGTTTGTATTGCTGTTTATTCGTGAACAAAAATTTATGATTGTCGCCTTGGCGATGCTGTCGATTGGCGTTTCTATCACCGGTTTCTTTCCATCGGTATTGGGCTTGCTTATGACCACCTTATTGATGTCGACCGGATTTCATTATTTTGAAACCTTAAAACAGTCGCTGTCTTTACAATGGTTATCGAAAGAAGAAGCACCGGAGTTTCTTGGTAAATTGATCGCGGTGGGTGCGTTGGCATCGCTCATTACCTATGGTGTGTTATGGGGGATGTTAGAGATCCTGAAATGGGACTATTGGCATGTCTATCTGGTTATGGGCAGCGCGGCACTCATTGTCACCGTCTTTATGGCATTGGCATTTCCACAGTTTGAATCCACTACCATCCAAAATAAAAACTTAGTACTACGTAAACGTTACTGGCTTTATTACGCGCTGACCTTTATGAGTGGCGCACGTCGTCAGATCTTCACCGTATTCGCCGGATTCTTAATGGTAGAAAAATTTCATTATACCGCAGCCGATATTACACTGTTATTTTTGATTAATTTTGCCTTTAACTTTATGTTTGCCAAAAAAATTGGCCGCTTTATCGGCGTCATTGGTGAACGTAAAGCGATGATATTTGAATATTGCGGCTTGATCTTAGTGTTTGTCGGTTACGCCTTAGTGCATAACGAGCATTTAGCCGCAGGTTTATATGTGATTGATCATCTGTTCTTTGCTTTGGCTTTGGCGATTAAAACGTATTTCCAAAAAATTGCCGATCCAAAAGATATGGCCTCGACTGCTGGGGTTTCATTTACCATCAATCACATTGCCGCAGTTATTATTCCCGTTACTTTTGGTATGTTATGGCTACACTCACCAGCAGCGGTATTTTATATCGGTGCACTCATGGCGGCGGTATCGTTATTGCTGGCTTTCAATGTACCGTCTAAGCCAAGTATGGATAACGAAGTATGTTGGTTTCATTGGGGTAAAAACTAA
- a CDS encoding RDD family protein yields MVNFNNVVGTPTEYEYVGFWARVGASLVDTILYSCLLLLLPIGNMFNNVERYSMQNDMGSFHSISTSWSSVLPSGTLWSYLPLLIITVLFWRYRSATPGKMMIKAKVVDAKTGLPLTTTQSVIRYLGYFVSTFLFFLGFFWVAVDSKKQGLHDKLAGSVVIRPKSNTFQPDWSNK; encoded by the coding sequence AACAGAATACGAATACGTTGGTTTCTGGGCTCGCGTTGGCGCTAGCCTTGTCGATACCATTTTATATTCGTGCCTGTTACTTTTACTGCCGATTGGAAATATGTTTAATAATGTCGAACGTTATTCAATGCAAAATGACATGGGCAGTTTTCACTCTATCAGCACTTCTTGGTCAAGCGTTCTGCCTAGCGGTACCTTGTGGAGTTACTTACCACTATTAATTATTACGGTATTATTTTGGCGCTATCGCTCTGCCACTCCAGGTAAGATGATGATCAAGGCCAAAGTAGTTGATGCTAAAACAGGTTTACCGCTCACCACCACTCAGTCGGTGATTCGCTACCTTGGTTATTTTGTTTCTACTTTTTTATTCTTTCTTGGCTTCTTTTGGGTGGCGGTAGATAGCAAGAAACAAGGCCTGCATGACAAGTTAGCCGGCAGCGTGGTGATCCGCCCTAAAAGCAATACTTTTCAGCCTGATTGGTCTAATAAATAA